A DNA window from Cydia splendana chromosome 24, ilCydSple1.2, whole genome shotgun sequence contains the following coding sequences:
- the LOC134802145 gene encoding zinc finger protein 79-like, giving the protein MEGSRVKQEPEWDPGRVVKEEAEFVDEECVKEECEDSTDGCGVSEAAMLAGLYNNHMVKDELVLGPERPHRPIVAPVVRAPTLVSSAVVSGRRRSCSVRLERLLVDAERCACRVGRRTYKLHATEPAPTPHVTTTIYQCHHCGKRFRNKSVLEKHIRSHLSLGPSSNSARENITSNCQEMSHKDRKPYKCSTCEYMASKIEDLQKHQPIHTGDKPYQCMYCDYRSRHRENLRIHEMIHTGNKPFKCNYCNYKCNRKVLLRIHEINHTGEKPFGCSSCDYKCNSKANLQRHEMIHTDEKPLQCSYCEYKCRWKPDLRRHERTHTGEHTGEKSFGCSNCNYKCNSKAKLRRHEIIHTDEKPFQCSYCEYK; this is encoded by the exons ATGGAGGGGAGCCGCGTGAAGCAGGAGCCCGAGTGGGACCCCGGCCGCG TTGTTAAGGAGGAAGCAGAATTCGTGGATGAAGAGTGTGTGAAGGAGGAGTGTGAGGACAGCACAGACGGGTGCGGCGTGAGCGAGGCAGCCATGCTGGCCGGCCTGTACAACAACCACATGGTCAAGGACGAGCTCGTGCTGGGGCCGGAGCGCCCACACCGCCCCATAGTCGCCCCGGTGGTGAGAG CGCCCACTCTTGTCTCCTCTGCTGTGGTGTCGGGTCGGCGCCGCTCGTGCTCGGTCAGGCTGGAGCGCCTGCTGGTGGACGCGGAGCGGTGCGCCTGCCGGGTCGGGCGCCGCACATACAAGCTGCACGCCACCGAGCCAGCACCCACACCCCATGTCACCACCACCATCTATCAATGTCACCATTGCGGCAAACGGTTCAGGAACAAGTCGGTTTTGGAAAAACACATACGCTCTCACTTGTCGTTAGGACCGTCGAGTAATTCGGCACGAGAGAACATTACTTCAAATTGTCAAGAAATGTCACACAAGGATAGGAAACCTTATAAATGTAGCACTTGTGAGTACATGGCTAGTAAGATAGAAGATTTACAGAAACACCAGCCGATACACACCGGCGACAAACCTTATCAATGTAT GTACTGTGACTACAGGAGCCGTCATAGAGAAAACTTACGAATTCACGAGATGATACACACTGGTAACAAACCCTTTAAATGTAACTACTGTAATTACAAGTGCAATAGGAAAGTTCTTTTACGAATACACGAGATAAATCACACTGGGGAAAAGCCTTTTGGCTGTAGTAGCTGTGACTACAAGTGCAACAGCAAAGCAAACTTACAACGACATGAAATGATACACACGGATGAAAAGCCTCTCCAGTGTAGTTATTGCGAATACAAGTGCAGATGGAAACCAGATTTACGAAGACACGAGAGGACACACACTGGGGAACACACTGGAGAAAAGTCTTTTGGCTGTAGTAACTGTAACTACAAGTGCAACAGCAAAGCAAAACTACGACGGCATGAAATTATACACACGGATGAAAAGCCTTTCCAGTGTAGTTATTGCGAATACAAGTGA
- the LOC134802392 gene encoding zinc finger protein OZF-like has translation MESALQNAESVCVKVEPCEDGCITDEHTFVRVSVKVEPLLDDVCVKDEPRCDDSSKADLSWSDVGVKDESPGVSAVTGLYSEHAVKDELVLGPVLVERRVRHAPTGKTPQKKPSGRPKTYQCAHCEYTAAIKSWLVSHLRKHSDEKPYRCGQCSYATKYKHHLPLHVMKHTAEKPYKCDLCNYASTQKGTLLVHVRKHTGEKPYKCEHCSYASSHKDLLRVHARKHTALKPYKCDHCSYASERKGSLLVHLRKHTGEKPYMCEQCNYASSQKALLQVHVMTHDNVKPYQCDLCSFAGYRKESLIIHIRKHTGEKPYKCEHCSYASSRKYNMLVHIRKHTREKPYKCEHCSYASVRKYDLQEHVRTHTNKNLHQCDQCDYSSSIKRNLRVHLRKHTGQKPYKCDHCSFATIYKKSLQVHKSKHSK, from the exons ATGGAGTCAGCATTACAGAACGCAGAGAGTGTTTGCGTGAAAGTTGAGCCCTGTGAGGATGGCTGTATAACAGATGAGCACACATTCGTGAGAGTGTCTGTGAAAGTTGAACCTTTGCTGGACGATGTGTGTGTAAAAGACGAGCCCCGGTGCGATGATTCGTCGAAAGCCGACCTTTCCTGGTCAGATGTGGGCGTAAAAGACGAGTCGCCCGGCGTGAGCGCGGTGACGGGGCTGTACTCCGAACACGCCGTCAAAGATGAGCTCGTGCTCGGCCCCGTGCTAGTGGAGCGGCGCGTGCGCCACGCACCAACAG GAAAAACTCCACAGAAGAAGCCAAGCGGCCGACCCAAAACTTACCAATGTGCCCACTGTGAATATACAGCAGCTATAAAGTCATGGTTAGTAAGCCATTTGAGAAAACATTCTGATGAGAAGCCATACAGATGCGGCCAATGTAGCTATGCTACTAAATATAAACACCATTTACCACTCCATGTAATGAAACATACTGCTGAGAAGCCATACAAATGTGATCTCTGTAATTATGCAAGCACACAAAAAGGTACTTTGCTAGTTCACGTAAGAAAACACACTGGCGAAAAGCCATACAAATGTGAACACTGTAGTTATGCTAGCAGCCATAAAGATCTTTTGCGAGTTCATGCAAGAAAACACACTGCtctaaagccttacaaatgtgaCCATTGCAGTTATGCTAGCGAACGAAAAGGATCTTTGCTAGTACATTTAAGGAAACACACCGGTGAAAAGCCTTATATGTGTGAGCAATGTAATTACGCTAGCAGCCAAAAAGCTCTTTTGCAAGTTCATGTAATGACACATGATAATGTAAAACCTTACCAGTGTGACCTGTGCAGCTTTGCTGGTTATCGCAAAGAGAGTCTGATAATTCATATAAGAAAACACACTGGTGAAAAACCTTACAAATGCGAGCATTGTAGTTATGCTAGCAGCCGTAAATATAATATGCTCGTTCATATAAGAAAACACACTAGGGAAAAACCTTACAAATGTGAACACTGTAGTTACGCCAGTGTTCGCAAATATGATTTGCAAGAACATGTAAGGACACACACTAACAAGAACCTTCACCAGTGTGACCAGTGTGactattctagtagcataaAAAGAAATTTACGAGTTCATTTAAGAAAGCACACAGGGCAGAAGCCTTACAAATGTGATCACTGTAGTTTTGCTActatttacaaaaaaagtttACAGGTCCATAAAAGCAAACACTCCAAATAA